Genomic window (Pseudomonas sp. L5B5):
TCAGGCCAAACGCATCGGAATGCGCGCGGTCGGCTGGGACTCGCTGGAGATCGAGCGGTGGATCGTTGAGCGCCTAGGTCAACAGGCCTAATGCCATGCGTGTGGTATCGGTAGTTTCCACCAAAGGTGGAGTAGGTAAAACCACTGTAGCCGCTAATCTTGGTGGTCTGCTGGCAGATGCTGGCTTGCGCGTTCTACTGCTCGATATGGATAGCCAACCCACCCTCTCCAGCTACTACTCCTTTGGCCAGAGAGCAGTCGCTGGTGCCTACGAGCTCATTGCATTCAATGAAACAACACCTACGCAGATTATTTCGCGTACTGTAATTACAAGGCTAGACCTGATCATCTCCAACGACGATCAAGGCCGACTGAGCACCTTGCTGCTACATGCCCCTGACGGACGTTTACGACTGCGCAATCTGGTCGACAATTTCCGTCTCAATTATGACGTGCTCTTAATCGACACTCAGGGCGCACGCAGCGTGTTGCTGGAGATGGCCATACTGGCTTCTGACCTCGCCCTCTCTCCCATCACTCCGGAAATGCTCGCCGCCCGCGAACTGCACCGCGGTACTTTGAAGCTGATGAGAGAACTCGAGCCGTTCCGTCACCTGGGCATTCCACTACCCTCTTTGCGATTGCTACTGAACCAGGTGAATACCATTCGATTGGACACACGGATGATCATCTGTGGTCTTCGCAATACCCTCGCTGAGGCTACCAACACCTCGGTTTTAGACACTGTAATTCCCGACCGGGTGGCCTACCTCAATGCAGCCACGCTCAGCTTGCCCGTTCACCGGATTGATTCGCGCCAGACACGTCAACGACGCTCACCATCAGCGCTGGAAACCATGCAGGCACTGGCCATCGAGTTGTTTCCGGAATGGCGCGAAGCGATCTCTAAGGTGACCGGGTGAGAGGGGTTTGATGAAGCGAATCAACCAGCCAGCATTTCTCACTCAATCATTGGGTTTGATCAACCTTAAGGCCAACAGTCGTTGGCTAGGAGTCTTCTGATGTTGGATCAACTGCCCATCATCGCTCCACGCTCTACTCAACCACACCACCCGCCTTGCGAGGAGTATTGCACCGTAGTCTTTCGCCTGCAGGGTGAGCGCTCAGCCATGGGGTGGTTCCTCGCGGAGCTTTCCCGACACTTCGAAAGCTCGGGTACTGCCGAGACCATCCAGTTCGAGGTCGGTGACCATTTGCGCAATCGGCGTTAACGGGGGTTGTTCAGATGAAGAAGCTCAGTCAGGAGCAGATCACCGACAAGCTGCACCAGGACCACTTTCCTCGAGGTCCAGAACTGGAGCGGTTGTCAGATCCACTTACTGACACGCCTATGTTGGTCACACTGGAGGAGCTGCGGCCCTACGAACACAACCCACGCTTCATTCGTAACCCGCTTTATGACGATATCAAGGCATCGATCCGTGAACGCGGGCTGG
Coding sequences:
- a CDS encoding ParA family protein, with the protein product MRVVSVVSTKGGVGKTTVAANLGGLLADAGLRVLLLDMDSQPTLSSYYSFGQRAVAGAYELIAFNETTPTQIISRTVITRLDLIISNDDQGRLSTLLLHAPDGRLRLRNLVDNFRLNYDVLLIDTQGARSVLLEMAILASDLALSPITPEMLAARELHRGTLKLMRELEPFRHLGIPLPSLRLLLNQVNTIRLDTRMIICGLRNTLAEATNTSVLDTVIPDRVAYLNAATLSLPVHRIDSRQTRQRRSPSALETMQALAIELFPEWREAISKVTG